The genome window CTTACTTTTCTAAATCTTGGAAATCTTCCATGGTTTGAATCTTTTTCACGGACATCTTGTATTTAGTCTAAAATTTAGAGAGAAGCGTGGAAATTACAGCAGCCACACCGGCAAATATTCACGACTCTGACGCCTCCGGAGAGCGATCGTGCGTATAAATGTTTACGTGAGGTTTTGCTGTGCGAATAGTAACTTTATATTTGTTATCTCTCAGTTAGTTAAATCCCTTTGTTTTACAGATTGTAGATCTTTtgacatattattaatattaatattattattattattattattattattattattattattattattattattattattattattattattattattattattattattgtcattgtcattgtcattgtcattgtcattgtcattgtcattgtcattgtcattgtgtcgttgtcgttgtcgttgtctttgttattgttattgttattgttattatcattattattattattattatcattattatcattattatcactattatcattatcattatcatcattatcataattatgatcattatcattattatcactatcatcattattatcattattatcattattatcattatcattatcattattattattattttaaagatgtttttttccGTTTGCTTTGCTTCTCAATTTCAGACTCTCTCAGTTTCAGTCTcagcctcagtctctctctcagatctcggtctcggtctttgttctctttttctctctctccgcattcatatacacatgtatatacacacacacacacacacacacacacacacacacacacacacacacacacacacacacacacacacacacacacacacacacaaacacacatacacacaaacacacacacagatacgtgtgtgtgtgtgtgtgtgtgtgtgtgtgtgtgtgtgtgtgtgtgtgtgtgtgtgtgtgtgtgtgcgtctatgcatgtatgtgtacatatttatatatatttatatatatatttatatatatatatgtatgtatgtaatatatgtatatgtatatatctatctatctatatatacatatatttatgtgtgtgtatatatacattatttatatatatatatatatatatatatatatatatatatatgtgtgtgtgtatatatatatatatatatatatatatatatatatatatgtgtgtgtgtgtgtgtgtgtgtatatatatatatatatatatatatatatacatagagagagagagagattgatagatacattatacatatatatacacatttacacacatagatagatagatagattagataaatagataaatacatacatgtgtatatatatacacatatatatatacatatatatatgtatacaatatatatacacacacacatatgtttacatatacacacatatgcatatatatgtgtgtgtgtgtgtgtgtgtgtgtgtgtgtgtgtgtgtgtgtgtgtgtgtgtgtgtgtgtgtgtgtgtgtgtgtatgtgtgtgtgtgtgtgtgtgtgtgtgtgtgtgtgtgtgtgtgtgtgtgtgtgtgtgtgtgtgtgtgtgtgtgtgtgtgtgtgtgtgcgtgtatgtttatataaatatatatagagagagagatacatacatatatatatgtatatatatataaatatatatatatatatatatatatatatatatatatatatatacacacacacacacatatgcatatgtgtatatatacatttatagatttatatatacatatacatctatatatatttacacacatacatatacacatacacatatacatatgcatatacatacacatacacacattttttttcttataatagtTACTGCACACAATATCTATCCAGCCACTATACTGAAATGTGGATTCCATTCCCGTAGACTTCCCGGATCTGCTGCTATATTAAGTGCATTTGGCATTACGTTTGAGTATAAACGCTTATTTATCGTTCTCCGTATTAAGGAAATCGTGAAGAGCTTTTAACATGCTACTGTGGTAAGCTGGCCTTTAATGGAGATTTTAGCTCATTAATGAAGAGTTCTGTCAACTCTATCACACCGAAGCGAGATTGATAGAGGCTGACACCCGGGGAAACTAGGGTGCAACGggtttgattgcgtgtgtgttgaagtataaatgtatatgcacagacacacagtaTTTGATTGCTTACTGCACCGCCCAACCACtgttatacatttatgcatacgcTTTTCTAAACTGGTTATATTACCGGCAAAATAAGAGACCTTCCTTTTCGAGATTGCCTGCGAGCAGATGCAGCGTTAGGGAAAAGCACCACAAACTCATGAAACTGCATTTGACATTCCTCCATCAActgaatgtaagaaaaaaaaaaaattacttggaTTTAATCCCTTCAGTACTAAAAACATGCTCTGCCTCCGACCAAATgcaattgtcaatatcattaccaaaCGGTATAAAAATCTACCCGAAGCTAAATAGTTCTTGCTCAAATGATATGTACaatgtacaatgtacatataacatgtacattgtacatgttatatataccgAGAATTACTGATATAATACACATCTCAAAAGTACACAATAGCGCACTTGACTCATGTGTTTTCAAATACCGCGGGCTCTGCCTTTGGCCCCTGCGGAGTGGTTAAATTGTTGTTGGTCAGTCAGTGGACCTTCAAgagttaaaaaagagaaagaattcaACATATACTTAAAAACTTGAAACATATAGCTAAAGATGTGTGAATAGAGTCCGCTGTGACAAATGTtgagaaaaagtatgaataagaatgaataacttcagcATGCAACAGAGATGTATTTGACGCGTTTACATTACACCGTCATCAAAAACATGTATCAGTAAGAATACAAAACCTATAAGCCAGAGGCATGCTAAAAATTAACGTGATTTTCCGATTCCCTGTACACATTTCCCACTGCCGTAATGCTTTTGTTATGTTCTGTTTATCACTCGCGCTTAATCCATTGTGCTTAATGGTATGGTTATACacttgttataaatatatacatacatacaaacatatagatagatagatagatatttatatcaacaacaaagatcattagcggcgtattcaaaatatggcGATAGGATGGGGCGAtgttgtggatttccagaattgtcaacagccaaacaaacaaatgtgcctGACATCAAAGGTCTTGCAGCACTATGACAAATTATTGTGACAAGAAgggagggtaaaaatgagttaacgattagggtaagtggacagaggaagggattaagaagtgaaggaaaaggaaaggagaccaAACAAAATTGGTTGAGGCGAGAGCTGAGGTCCAAGTCTCCGCCTCTTTAGTCCCCCACGGGCAGCAACGAGCAAGGGACTGGGACACAGCAAAGccccggaggaggaggctgttctcgctgctgggatcagctcccgagccatgggggcagATAAACATCTCGTGGCCAGCTTGATCCCAGCTGGATACCACACTGAAGTTGCCCAGATTAATGCAAATTGTCtgtcacagatgtgagtttggaatagaatgcttctttcacatcgagtttgcaaacatcagtaggagcacacacagtaataagagacacaaagccaaaagcatgcttcagtctcagtgccataatacgcCCATCAATTGGTGTtccctcaactaccaagggttgaagtcggctggagatggctttGCTCCCTGGAGGTGATAACCATCGCTAtggccagaccagtagtaggtgtacccacctaTACTGGTCATGCTGCTGCCAGggcttctcacctccaagagggcagccacctcaactcccaaccgctccaattccctcgatagcagaggtaactgctcatcctgctgcaaggaccggatgttccaggtgcctacctggatagctcgcctgaggttaagcctcgggcggtcgctccgggaggacgccacctctgccacccccgccgacggtgccccaaataaagggggttggAAGACACATAATATGACCTTTTTAATTCTAAACTAAAATATATTAGAAATTACCTTCATATTTATATAGTACTCAACCATAAATATACATCTTAAACTACCAAAAGAAAGGTttctaaaatcaaaataaagagtGTGTGAAAAACACTGTTTTATTATAAAATAGTGTACAGACATACCAGGAATGATTGAAATTACTTTATATACACTAAAGGCCCACAAATTAAATTAACAGGAGAATCATGCAACTTGACTTTGAACTATTGTGCAGTATCAAATTAATCCTATTCAAATTGCACAAACTGAGATACCCAGTCCATATCAACTGACGCAGACTCTCGCTCGTAGTACTTAGCACTGTGTGGCCTTTACcactaatgcatatataataaaaaactatGTAACACAAAATATACCAGAACAAAAGATTTGCTGCctagcaatattttttttcttttgatatattgCCAATGGTAGGCTTAAAACAACTTTTTGTTACTTTTAGAATTGATTATTTAATTGGCAATATAATCAGTCACAAATTATTATACAGAAAATacaatacaatgtatataaaaaaaatatatatataaaaaaagttttaATGCTATCAGTAttgtctaaatatttttttttatataccttcctacccccttccccaaaaaaagaaaaaagaaaaatagatgccAAACTTTCACATATCCTTCATATTCGAGAAAGATAAAGACCTTTTAATGCACACttaaaatatttacaaagcatcTTGGGAGATGATCATGTGATGTTGGAgccaaagtaaaaagaaaaagaatagaaaagaaaaggtttACATAAAAAGCAAGGGAAGAAAAAAGTTTACATTCTGTCACCAACACAATTCTTCCTTTTTTGCACCAACTGCACTTGAGTGAATGAATTAGAATATCAATTTTGGACTGCATAGTCATTTGTGGAAATAGAAAAACTTGGCTTTACCTCAAAAGTCTGTAGGACTCTATCACTACTGTGCTACTATACAAGCATCTACTGATCTccactgaaaaaagaaaagaccaaaaAATGCCTTTACGTCCAGTGTACATCCCACGACTGGAAAAAGGACTCTGGCAGCAGACTTCCATTTAAACTCTTTACACAGTATTTAAAATCCAGTCCCTATCACAACATAAAAATGCCTTTTACCTGCAACACTGGCAAAAGAAATGTTGCATGTTATGCTATCCTTATCTACTATACTGTACAGCATACTGCACTATCAATGTGACTGCAGTGTTGACATTCAATGGCATCTTGTTATATTGCTCTCCCTCAGGGAAACTATGAACACTTACAACATTTTCATATAAATGGGTGAATGATGTAACAGTTGGCATGAAAAACAGAAATGCATGACTTACAATGGTGTTcttattttttgggggaaaaatgtacaataataatagagaataaaaaataagtctTTTCTTTTACATAAAGTTATTCCTCCAGTTGAATTCTTTATAAAGCAGGGAATTTCAAAGATTGTTACCAACCAGCATTTGTTGAGTGCAAGGAAAGCTTACACATATACTTCTGAATATGTTACAGAACATATGAATAAAACACcttaaaaaaggtaaaacaaaataaaaattaaaaggaaaatggtCCCTCCTCCAAAGCATTAATCATAAAGAATGATTCAGCAGGACATTAAGCCTTTCAAAAACTACTGTTTTCCATTCAAAGTTTTGTTACAACACATTTCACTATCTTCTTAGAGACATTTCTTGCAACTTGCAATAAACTTGGACCTTCTCCCTGCATACCCTCTCAAAACCTGAGTTAAGAAGTTGCATTTTGCTGTtttatcaaaaaacaaaaaaacacattgacAAAAGTATTACTTTTCTCCATTCCATTCATCACTCACATTATCAATAATTTACaacattttactttactttttctaTGTCTTATAAATTacgtaataacttttttttttctttaaagtatccattcattttttctttttaccctaTTTTCTGTAATACATATAACTTAAAGAGTTCTTTCCTTATTGACAAATTCCTATttcattaaatttatattttatgtaattatttcctttatcatcattttctttttttgcctacACTTATCCACTATTAAAcacttattttgtctttattttgtcttttacaTGACAGTTTGTCATTTCTTTATTCCCACAGGAAACCTCAAGCAACCACAAACAAAAATCAAGTACAGGTTTCTAACCGTTTTCAAAGTCACCTAAATcactaccattatccttattcatttttcaactcacctatacatgtgtgtatttttgtgcatgtgtgtcacttaatatacaattacacacaacaaacatgcacagatgcacatacatacatatcacatacaCGTCATACCTTTGTGCAAAGTTCTGAGCTGTCCACATCTCTAAAAACCTTATTCTCAGAAGAATTTTGAAATTCCAATGAAGATCAATATAAtcacaaaataaagaaattgaagaaCTGCTGGAAGGATAATGAATTTATCTATTCTATACTTCATGTAATATTCAAGCATAACACCATTATTTTTCCTGTAATCACAAATTAATAATGGAGACCCTGTTTCTAAAAAGATCAGATCTGCCCTAAATTTAACCacatgccaccagggaaaatgaataaaaaaaggaaaatgcagtgctcattttttttatttttgtgaaatgtctctgctagtgcttagccacaaatgagtcaattagtagaccttgtgaccttacctaatttcaccattccATGAATTGgtcggaaaaatgtattttttactaatgctatgaagatcgatggtgttattttcattatagaaattataattgcaataatgccataaacattagtaacagcaaactgagataatgtaaaatatctttgtaaatcaaggaaaagggtaaatgggcgagacaggcagtactcgtaattggctcattggtgacttagtacaagtgaagccatctatgtgtaaaaatatatatataaatatatcatacatacacacagaacacacatacacacacacacaacacacacatacacacaacacacacatacacacatcacacacacacacacacacacacacacacacacacacacacacacacacaacacatatacatatatacatatatacatatatatttatacatatatatatacatatatatatatatatatatatatatatatattatatatttatatatatatacatattatatatatttatatatatatatatatatatacatattatatatttatatatatatatacacatattatatatttatatatatatatacacatattatatatttaaatatatatatacatactatatatatatatatatatatatataacatatttatatatatatatatatatatatataaacatattttatatatatatatataacatatttatatatatatatatatatatatatatatatatatatatatatatatatatatatatatatatatatatatatatatatatatatatatatatatatatatatatatatatatatatatatatatatatatatatatatatatatatatatatatatatatataaatatatatatataaataaatattatatatatatatatatatatatacatatatatatatatatatatatattatatacatatatattatatatacatattatatatatattatatatacatattatatatatattatatatatatatatatatatatatatatatatatatatatatatatatatacattatattcattatatacattttatacattatatacattatatatatatatatatatatatatatatatatatatatatatatatatatatatatatttaactggtttcgattatttatataatcaaaaccatatatataaaaaaatatatatatacattatatatatatatatatatatatatatatatatatatatatattttatacatataacatacacattacataaatattaaatattacatatatatatattatatatatatatatatatcatatcatattatatattatatattacgtatatataatatatcatatatcatatatatatatatatatatatatatatatatatatatatatatgtattatatatatcatacataatatataatatatagtatataatatataatatatcatatatgcatattacatatcatatatgcatattatatattatctatacatattataaattatatatacatattatttatatatatatatatatatatatatatatatatatatacacattaaatatataagctttttaagattttaaaaaatatttcacaATTTCTTTTCCAGTAAGAGTGAAAAAATgttgcacacataaacataccatTTTGACAAATAAAATTCGTAGAGCTTGACCGGGCACCTTAGAGGGTCGTCCCGATTCTCGTGCATTTCATAATTTGGCGCAGGTTTGGACTCTAGAAGAATGGGAAAGTGATCTGTTATTTAATGattagtaattacaataactattcttattacaactactaataatgacaataactaataaaatcatcaataacaaaacaaaaattacaagtcccattacaaaaagaaaaacaataataaaaagaaatatatttaagaagttttaaataatgataataatgataacaatgatcataatgatgagaataataaaataataataataataacagtaataataacaataacaacaacaacaataataataataaatcaataaagacaataatcactttaataattaccatattcataataacaatagatattctcataacaacaacaataatgataataatagtaataataataataataataataataataataataataaccactaccaataacaataatattaacagtattacGAATAACACCAATATGACCAACATACAAAACCCAACCTCAACCCTTCCAGCAAAATCCGTCAACATACCTTCGATGGAGGACTTTTTCGGATAATACTTGAGAAGTGCCGTTCTGGACACGGATCCTTCTCTCCCTATGGTGGTCCGTCGCCACTGCTTCACTATTTGCACAAAGGACATGTTTAGGTGGTCCTCAACAGTCTGGAAACGTGGTAATAGGGAAGAGAATTACTAATGGGGATCAAAACAACTAACAAGGAACAAGAtggtaagcataataataataatagtaataaataatattcataatattaacaacagtaattataacaataataacaataacaacaataaaaacaaaaataataacaataacaacaataaaaacaaaaataacaaaaacaacctcACGTATAATCATAGTATCACAAAATAATTTTTTGAACTCAACCAGAAAATATCTGTTAGCAACAACATAACATCCCGTACCTTGAGCTTGAACACTTTGACATTGAAGTAGAAGAGCGTGTTTAGGAGGACCTGGGGTGTGTGCGCGCCCAGCTGTCGACACTCCCATAGCATGGCTTCGGTTATTCTGGTTACGGGCATGGAACAGGGGGATGACAAACCTGCAGAAGGGAAGAGGTATGGGATAAAGACTGACCTAATCATGACAAAAGCCCTCAAGCTGAATAATGTGATAGTGTGCATGCAGCATCagcaaatgatattaataataaatgtaataataaaaataaccataatgtaAATTTATTTTAAGAATTAAGATTTTGAAGATTTTGAATGACCTACACTGACACAGACAATAGGACAAATAGTTAGACAAAAGTAACTaattccacacaaaaaaaaaaaaaaaaaaaaaaaaaatgctccttTATCTTACAACTCTGAAGTATATAATCAATCTTATTCCTCTATTCTTTCAATCTATCGGTAAGACTTTAAATCAATCAAAATACCTCACTCTTTAACTTACTTGGCGATGGAGTTGATTTCAAAAACGTTTTCGTAACTTCATCGAGGCTGTTGGTGAACTTCTCAAATCCAAAATCCATGAAGATGCAATCTATTCTTGAACTTTCAAAAAGGTGCTGCTGAATACCTGGATGAGGGAGTGAAAGaacgagataatgagagagaaaaaagtgaaggtcCTTCCAAATCAAGAAgttataatatacaaaatacaagTAACACAAAATACAGATGTATTTAAGACATTTTAATACTAAAACATGAAAGCCGAGTACTACTTttaagcaagagaggagagagggaagacaaaggtgggaaagaggggatAAGAGTAAGGAGggtagaaaaaggggggaaaagtacagatgggaggagggaaggagggggaaagcgtgaggatgaaagaaagagagagataaagagagagagagagagagagagagagagagagagagagagagagagagagagagagagagagagagagagagagagagagagagagggaagggtagagatggatggggggtggatgggaggggaagggggagggagcaggggagggggggggaggaggaggaggaggaggaggaagagagagaatcggAGATAAACATATACAACAAAATCTTCAAACATAAACATctgtgcatgcacaaacacacacacacacacacacacacacacacacacacacacacacacacaaaacaacaaaaaacagtccACCACAAAAGCAACAGCCAATTCCTGGCATGCGGCTACTCACCGAGGAGGAGGTAATAGATAGTATCGGGCTGGTAGGTTTCCCCATTGGGCTTCTTCAGATCTtttaggaagagacagagggcaTAGTTCAGTTCCTCACAATTCATGGTAAGCAAGTCCTCGGGTACGAGTTTCATACTACGTGAGGAAGAGACCCCAGCCAGCTCCGCGTTCTTTCCCGTCACCCAACGCTTCCACGCCGCCAGCCCATACATTTTCTGCATACACAATAAGCATG of Penaeus chinensis breed Huanghai No. 1 chromosome 37, ASM1920278v2, whole genome shotgun sequence contains these proteins:
- the LOC125045708 gene encoding transcriptional regulator QRICH1-like, with product MQKMYGLAAWKRWVTGKNAELAGVSSSRSMKLVPEDLLTMNCEELNYALCLFLKDLKKPNGETYQPDTIYYLLLGIQQHLFESSRIDCIFMDFGFEKFTNSLDEVTKTFLKSTPSPSLSSPCSMPVTRITEAMLWECRQLGAHTPQVLLNTLFYFNVKVFKLKTVEDHLNMSFVQIVKQWRRTTIGREGSVSRTALLKYYPKKSSIEESKPAPNYEMHENRDDPLRCPVKLYEFYLSKWFLEMWTAQNFAQSFPEGEQYNKMPLNVNTAVTLIVQYAVQYMEISRCLYSSTVVIESYRLLSAKYYERESASVDMDWVSQFVQFE